The stretch of DNA CCGTCTACACGACGCTGTTCGGCGGCGACGCCGTCTCCATTTTCGGCACGACTGGGCACCAAGGGCTGCTCTACTACGTCGTGGTCGGCCTCGTCGCCGTCGTCGCCCTCGTGGTCACCGACGCCGCCGAGTGGGACGAGGTACTCGACATCGACTGGGCGACGCTCGTCCTCTTGGGGGGCGGCATCTCGCTCGCGGACGCGCTGGTCGACACGGGGGCGACCGAGTGGCTGGCGTCGGTGACGCTCGGCGCCCTCGGTCCCGTCCCCCTGCCCCTCCTCGTTCTCGCCGTCGTCACCCTGGTCGTCGTCGTGGGCGAACTCGCCTCCAACACGGCGATGGCAGCCATCCTCGCGCCCCTGCTGGTGGGGATCGGTCCCGCGTACGCGGAGACGCTCGGCACGTCCGCGCCGACGGCCGCGGCCGTCCTCGCCATCGTCGGCGCCGTCGCCGCGAGCTACGGGTTCGCGCTCCCGGTGGCGACGCCGCCCAACGCCATCGCCTACGGCGCGGGCTACATGGACCGCGAGGACATGCTCCGGGCCGGTCTGCCGCTAGACGCCGTCGTGATCCTGCTCGCGACGGCGACGCTGACGCTGCTGGTTCGGTTCGTCTGGCCCGTGATACTGTAAACGAGGGACCGCTCAGTAGAACTCGCGCACCAAGTCCGTCGCGTCCTCGGGCGCGCCGTCGGGGATGTCCGACATGTCGGCATCGACGCCGTGGCTCTCCTCGTACGGTACCGAGTCGTCGTCCCGGTAGAGAACGCCCTGATACTCCGTGCCGGGGTCGAGGATACGCGACCGGGCGTCCTCGTAGTCCGTCGGATCGTGATCCGTCTCCTGCAGGTCGACGATGGAGTCGCGGAAGTAGTCGTACGTGTCCACGTCGTTGAACGTCACGCACGGGGAGAACACGTTGACGAAGCCGAAGCCGTCGTGTTCGACCGCCTCTTTGACGATTTCGGCGTGCCGCTGGGCGTCCGTCGAGAACGACTGCGCGATGAAGGTGCCGCTGGCGGCGAAGGCGAGGGCGAGGGGGTTGACCGGCGGCTGTTGTGGGCCTTCGGGCGTCGTCGACGTTTCGAAGTCCTCGCGGCTGGTCGGTGAGGCCTGTCCCTTCGTCAGCCCGTAGATGCGGTTGTCCATGACGACGTAGGTCATGTCGACGTTGCGGCGGACGGCGTGGACGAAGTGGCCGGCGCCGATGGAGTAGCCGTCGCCGTCGCCGCCCGCGACCATCACCTCGATGTCGGGGTTGGCGAGTTTGACGCCGGCACCGACCGGGAGCGCGCGCCCGTGGACGCCGTGGATGGCGTAGGAACGCATGTACGTCCCGATCTTGCCGGAGCAGCCGATGCCGGCGACGATGAACGTCTCGTCGGGACTGTTGCCGGTTTCGGCGAGGGCTTTCATCATCCCGTTCATGGTGCCGAAGTCGCCGCATCCGGGACACCACGTCGGCTGTGCGTCGGATTTGAAGTCGGTGAAGCGAACGTCTGAGCTCATGCAGTAGCCTCCTCTTCTCCGCCGTCGTCGGCCGCCAG from Haloplanus salinus encodes:
- a CDS encoding 2-oxoacid:ferredoxin oxidoreductase subunit beta, encoding MSSDVRFTDFKSDAQPTWCPGCGDFGTMNGMMKALAETGNSPDETFIVAGIGCSGKIGTYMRSYAIHGVHGRALPVGAGVKLANPDIEVMVAGGDGDGYSIGAGHFVHAVRRNVDMTYVVMDNRIYGLTKGQASPTSREDFETSTTPEGPQQPPVNPLALAFAASGTFIAQSFSTDAQRHAEIVKEAVEHDGFGFVNVFSPCVTFNDVDTYDYFRDSIVDLQETDHDPTDYEDARSRILDPGTEYQGVLYRDDDSVPYEESHGVDADMSDIPDGAPEDATDLVREFY